GGTGTGTTGGTTGAGCCTGACGGCAAAGTGCTGCGCACGGAAGTGGTCGAGCATGAGATGGAGGTGCCGCGCCCTGGTTGGGCCGAGCAGGATGCGGAGGCCGTTTGGTGGGGCGATGTTGTCAAGATTTGCCGCGCGTTACTGGATGGCCATCCCTGCTCCGGTGATGACGTTGCCGGCCTGGCGGTGAGCGCGATTGGGCCCTGCTTGTTGCCGCTGGATCAATCCGGCAAGCCGTTGCGCAAGGGCATTCTCTATGGCGTCGATGCGCGCGCCAGCGCGGAGATTGAATGGCTCAATCAAAAACTCGGTGAAGACAGTATCTACGCCTTTTCGGGCATGGCGTTGAGCAGTCAGGCCGTCGGGCCGAAGATTCTTTGGCTGCAGCGCCATGAGCCGGAGGTGTGGCAGCGCACGGCGCATCTCACCACCGCCAGCAGTTATCTCATTTACCGCTTGACGGGCGAGAAAGTGATGGATCGCCATACCGCCAGTCACTACATGCCGCTGATGGATATTGCCAAGCTGGAATGGTCGCCGCGTTTTGCTGAGGAGATTGCGCCGCTCGACCGTTTGCCGCGCTTGGGCTGGAGTGATGAACTTGCGGGGCGCGTGAGTGCGCTGGGCGCAGCCGAGACCGGCCTCAAGGTTGGTACGCCGGTGGCCGTAGGCGCGGTCGATGCGTTGAGCGAGGGCATCAGCGTGGGCGCGGTGCATCCCGGTGATTTGATGATCATGTACGGCAGCACCGCGTTCTTCATTCTGGTGGTCGGCAAGCCCACGCCTGATCCGCGCATGTGGACCGTGGCCGGCGCGTTTCCGGGGCAATACAATCTCGCCGCGGGCATGGCCACTACCGGGTCGCTCACACGCTGGTTTCGCGATGAACTGACGGCGGATTTGCCGGATGAATCCGCTTATGCGACGCTGTTTCAACAAGCGGAATCCGTGACGCCGGGCGCAGGCGGATTGCTGGTACTGCCTTACTTCAGCGGTGAGCGCACGCCCATCAATGATCCCAAAGCGCGCGGTGTCATCGCTGGCCTCACGCTGGCGCATTCGCGAGCGCATTTGTTTCGCGCAGTGCTAGAGGGCGTTGGATACGGCATTCGCCATAATATCGAAGCGTTCAATCAAGTCGGTGCGAGCGTAAAGCGGATTGTGGCAGTGGGCGGCGGCACTAAAAGCAAGACCTGGCTGCAAATTGTTTCGGATATCTCTGGCGTTCCGCAAGTCGTTCCGGAAATAACGATCGGCGCTAGCTATGGTGATGCCTTCCTGGCAGGCTTGGCGGCTGGCGTGCTGCGGCGCGAGGATCTCGTGCAGTGGGTGCGGGTAAAAAGCATCATTCAACCCGAGAGCAGCCGTAGGCAGATTTATAATCAACTCTAT
The window above is part of the Cytophagia bacterium CHB2 genome. Proteins encoded here:
- a CDS encoding sugar kinase, whose product is MGSLLLGIDVGTYSSKGVLVEPDGKVLRTEVVEHEMEVPRPGWAEQDAEAVWWGDVVKICRALLDGHPCSGDDVAGLAVSAIGPCLLPLDQSGKPLRKGILYGVDARASAEIEWLNQKLGEDSIYAFSGMALSSQAVGPKILWLQRHEPEVWQRTAHLTTASSYLIYRLTGEKVMDRHTASHYMPLMDIAKLEWSPRFAEEIAPLDRLPRLGWSDELAGRVSALGAAETGLKVGTPVAVGAVDALSEGISVGAVHPGDLMIMYGSTAFFILVVGKPTPDPRMWTVAGAFPGQYNLAAGMATTGSLTRWFRDELTADLPDESAYATLFQQAESVTPGAGGLLVLPYFSGERTPINDPKARGVIAGLTLAHSRAHLFRAVLEGVGYGIRHNIEAFNQVGASVKRIVAVGGGTKSKTWLQIVSDISGVPQVVPEITIGASYGDAFLAGLAAGVLRREDLVQWVRVKSIIQPESSRRQIYNQLYGDYLRLYQQTRDIAHRLGEV